A section of the Castanea sativa cultivar Marrone di Chiusa Pesio chromosome 12, ASM4071231v1 genome encodes:
- the LOC142621252 gene encoding WAT1-related protein At4g08300: MGLMVTLKKAKPYLAMVSLQFGYAGMYIISLVSLKRGMSHYVLSVYRHVVATVLIAPFAIVLERKIRPKMTLPIFLRILALGFLEPVLDQNCYNLGMKYTSATFASATVNMLPAITFIMALIFRLETVNFKKLHSAAKVVGTAITVMGAMVMTLYKGPIIDFLKKGAHNQQQANNDSADQHWVTGTLFLLASICGWASFFILQSFTLKKYPAELSLTAWICLTGMIEGSIVTLVMERDMSVWAIGWDSRLLAAAYSGIVCSGIAYYVQGIVSRERGPVFVTSFSPLCMIITAALGAIVLNEITHLGSIIGAILIVFGLYTVVWGKSKDLLPNAKAIQDDDKSGTHELPITDSIRSISNNDVDAGVTKIPAIVSHH; the protein is encoded by the exons atgGGACTCATGGTGACGCTAAAGAAGGCGAAACCTTACTTGGCTATGGTCTCCTTGCAGTTTGGTTATGCAGGAATGTACATAATTTCCTTGGTCTCTTTGAAGCGAGGAATGAGTCACTACGTACTTTCAGTGTACCGTCATGTGGTTGCCACGGTTTTGATCGCGCCCTTTGCGATTGTTCTTGAACG GAAAATAAGACCAAAGATGACTCTGCCGATTTTCCTAAGAATTCTCGCGCTTGGTTTCCTGGA GCCGGTACTTGATCAGAACTGCTATAACTTGGGGATGAAGTACACCTCAGCTACGTTTGCATCTGCCACTGTCAATATGCTCCCCGCCATAACCTTCATAATGGCACTCATATTCAG GTTAGAGACCGTAAATTTCAAGAAGTTACATAGTGCAGCCAAGGTAGTGGGCACTGCAATCACAGTCATGGGAGCTATGGTTATGACTTTGTACAAAGGTCCCATCATCGACTTCCTTAAGAAAGGAGCACATAACCAACAGCAAGCCAACAATGACTCCGCCGATCAGCATTGGGTCACTGGCACATTGTTTCTTCTAGCAAGTATCTGTGGTTGGGCCAGTTTCTTTATATTGCAA TCATTTACTTTGAAGAAGTACCCAGCTGAGCTCTCTCTCACAGCTTGGATATGCCTTACGGGCATGATAGAAGGTTCAATCGTGACACTTGTGATGGAACGTGACATGAGTGTGTGGGCTATTGGCTGGGACTCAAGGCTCCTTGCTGCTGCATACTCT GGGATCGTTTGCTCTGGAATCGCATATTATGTACAAGGAATCGTTAGCAGGGAACGCGGTCCAGTGTTCGTCACGTCTTTCAGCCCACTGTGCATGATCATCACAGCCGCTCTGGGTGCCATTGTTCTAAATGAGATAACCCACCTTGGGAG TATAATTGGAGCAATCCTCATAGTCTTCGGCCTTTACACggttgtgtggggcaaaagcaAAGATCTTCTTCCAAACGCAAAAGCCATACAAGATGATGACAAAAGTGGAACCCATGAATTGCCAATCACAGACAGCATTAGATCAATTAGCAACAACGATGTAGATGCTGGGGTGACTAAGATTCCAGCTATAGTCTCCCATCACTAG